A stretch of Colletotrichum lupini chromosome 2, complete sequence DNA encodes these proteins:
- a CDS encoding RNA polymerase II elongator complex subunit translates to MPLIVVSGLPTSGKTTRAKQLQAHLAARIAAAAAADGSSKQSPPYRLHYISDSTLSISRDVYDLDPNKVRAHTRSANASEKDARAAVYGAVKRVLSDRDIVILDGMNYIKGWRYQLHCEAKAMRTPSVVLQIGCGVERARGINEERLRRRGAAASTTTTTATEEAQMDSSQIPEDAKEANTEDETKQDDTDEEQQPYDADNWDNLVFRYEEPNPMTRWDSPLFTLIWDDDAAQTAKVCDDIWDAVAGTGRKVIKPNQATVQRSRDTSGDYLYVLDRETQDVVKRILEAQAEGEEGGEVKVSRGDDGAGGEKKELVVQLPGRKVGLPQLQRLRRAFVGLNRGGIGLEGVGNFSAERMRESFVGYLNDTFEQEG, encoded by the exons ATGCCG TTGATCGTAGTATCAGGTCTCCCGACCTCGGGTAAGACGACCCGCGCAAAACAGCTGCAAGCCCACCTGGCAGCAcgcatcgccgccgccgccgccgccgacggcAGCAGCAAACAATCACCACCGTACCGACTCCATTACATCTCCGACTCGACGCTCTCGATATCGCGCGATGTGTACGACCTCGACCCGAACAAGGTGCGCGCGCACACGCGCTCCGCCAACGCCTCGGAAAAGGACGCCAGGGCGGCTGTCTACGGCGCCGTGAAGCGCGTGCTGTCGGACCGGGATATTGTTATTTTGGACGGGATGAATTACATCAAGGGGTGGCGGTACCAGTTGCACTGCGAGGCTAAAGCTATGAGGACGCCGAGCGTCGTGCTTCAGATTGGGTGTGGAGTTGAGAGGGCTAGGGGGATAAATGAGGAGAGGTTGAGGAGGCGAGGGGCGGCTGcatcgacgacgacgacgaccgcGACAGAGGAAGCACAAATGGATAGCAGTCAGATCCCGGAGGACGCAAAGGAGGCAAACACAGAAGACGAGACGAAGCAAGACGACACCGACGAAGAGCAGCAGCCCTACGACGCGGACAATTGGGACAACCTCGTCTTCCGGTACGAGGAGCCAAACCCGATGACGCGCTGGGACAGCCCGCTCTTCACCCTCATCTGGGACGACGACGCGGCGCAGACGGCAAAAGTGTGCGACGACATCTGGGACGCCGTCGCGGGTACGGGGCGGAAGGTCATCAAGCCCAACCAGGCGACGGTCCAGCGCAGCCGTGACACGAGCGGGGATTACCTGTACGTGCTGGACCGCGAGACGCAGGATGTCGTGAAGAGGATTTTGGAGGCGCAGGCTGAAGGGGAGGAGGGCGGGGAGGTCAAGGTCTCCAGGGGGGATGATGGGGCGGGaggggagaagaaggagcttGTCGTGCAGCTTCCTGGTCGCAAGGTCGGTCTGCCGCAGCTTCAGAGGCTGAGGAGGGCGTTTGTGGGTTTGAACCGTGGCGGGATCGGGCTCGAGGGCGTGGGCAACTTTAGCGCGGAGAGGATGAGGGAGAGCTTTGTTGGGTATCTGAACGATACGTTTGAGCAGGAGGGTTGA
- a CDS encoding TLC domain-containing protein — MADSEPFPLLNTSVDQLHSAIDHAPSSSRTTRRRKSSALGQDIRAGDTGPALATARDNTSVIPTVPTKRPSKRRRARGGFARVRQAMTKHTYLVPALIIGLTLALYIVQPNDSNPLHRFIFLSYRLPSDPVNPDAPAQYGKGLWDIAFVAFWTVVLTFTREFIMQELLRPLARAAGIRSRGKQARFMEQMYTAIYFGCLGPAGLYVMSKTPVWYYSTRGMYEDFPHMTHEAGFKFYYLFQAAYWAQQAIVLLLGMEKPRKDFKELVGHHIVSLSLIALSYRFHFTYMGLAVYSTHDISDFFLATSKVLNYIDSPIVGPYFFLFMCVWIYLRHFINLKIILSLFTEYTTVGPFELNWATQQYKCTLSQYITLGLLSSLQALNLFWLFYIFRIAYRFLRYDIAEDDRSDAEVTDVDDEAEKKKALSEKTNGHASGVNGTAPQARLVDGRA, encoded by the exons ATGGCCGACTCCGAACCCTTCCCTCTCCTCAATACCTCTGTCGACCAACTGCATTCTGCTATCGACCACGCCCCCAGCTCGTCACGAACAACACGACGACGAAAGTCAAGCGCACTCGGCCAAGACATCCGCGCTGGCGATACAGGCCCGGCACTTGCAACAGCCCGAGACAACACCTCCGTCATACCT ACTGTTCCTACAAAACGTCCCTCGAAGCGCCGGCGAGCTCGTGGCGGCTTCGCTCGAGTTCGACAAGCCATGACCAAACACACGTACCTCGTGCCCGCCCTCATTATTGGCCTTACTCTGGCCCTTTATATTGTTCAGCCAAACGACTCGAACCCGCTTCATCGCTTTATTTTTCTCTCATACCGCTTACCATCCGACCCGGTCAATCCTGATGCCCCTGCTCAATATGGCAAGGGGCTATGGGACATCGCCTTTGTGGCATTTTGGACCGTCGTCTTGACTTTTACTCGGGAATTCATCATGCAAGAACTTTTGCGGCCACTTGCTCGCGCCGCCGGAATCCGCTCGCGTGGCAAGCAAGCTCGTTTTATGGAGCAGATGTACACTGCCATTTATTTTGGCTGTCTTGGACCTGCCGGTCTGTACGTCATGAGCAAGACGCCCGTCTGGTACTACAGTACCCGAGGCATGTACGAGGACTTCCCGCATATGACACACGAGGCTGGCTTCAAGTTCTATTATCTTTTCCAGGCTGCCTACTGGGCTCAACAAGCAATCGTCTTGCTGTTGGGTATGGAGAAACCCCGGAAAGACTTTAAGGAGCTGGTTGGCCATCACATTGTCAGTCTTTCTTTGATTGCTCTTAGCTACCGCTTCCACTTCACCTATATGGGACTGGCAGTGTACTCCACTCACGACATCAGTGACTTCTTTCTTGCT ACATCCAAGGTACTGAATTACATCGATTCTCCAATCGTCGGTCCTtacttcttcctcttcatgTGCGTTTGGATTTACTTGCGCCACTTCATCAACTTGAAGATCATTCTATCTCTGTTCACAGAGTACACTACTGTCGGGCCATTCGAATTGAACTGGGCCACTCAACAATATAAGTGTACGCTGTCGCAGTACATCACTCTTGGACTTTTGTCATCACTGCAGGCCCTGAATCTTTTCTGGCTCTTCTACATCTTCCGCATTGCCTATCGATTCCTTCGCTACGACATCGCTGAGGACGACCGCAGTGATGCAGAAGTCACTGATGTCGACGACGAggccgagaagaagaaggctcTTTCCGAGAAGACCAATGGCCACGCTAGCGGAGTCAACGGCACTGCGCCTCAGGCCAGGCTTGTCGATGGCCGCGCATGA